The following proteins come from a genomic window of Synergistaceae bacterium:
- a CDS encoding GGGtGRT protein has product MITFEGCERRMHKIAPFLKERGFNDLEEARSLCLSKGVDVEKIVKGVQTIAFDNAVWAYTLGAALAIKADIETAAEAAEKIGEGLQAFCIPNSVAELRQVGLGHGNLGAMLLRNETKCFCFLAGHESFAAAEGAIGIASTANKVRKEPLQVILNGLGKNAAHIISRINGFTLVETQFNYGSGELKVVEERAFSKGERAKVRCYGANDVSEGVAIMIREGVDVSITGNSTNPTRFQHPVAGTYKKWAVENGKKYFSVASGGGTGRTLHPDNMAAGPASYGLTDTMGRMHSDAQFAGSSSVPAHVEMMGLIGMGNNPMVGATVAVAVAIAQSKK; this is encoded by the coding sequence TTGATAACTTTTGAAGGCTGCGAACGCAGAATGCACAAGATAGCCCCCTTTCTAAAGGAGCGAGGATTTAATGATTTAGAAGAAGCACGTTCCCTCTGTCTCTCCAAAGGGGTTGACGTAGAAAAGATTGTCAAGGGAGTTCAGACTATAGCATTTGACAACGCTGTCTGGGCATACACTTTGGGTGCAGCTCTTGCCATAAAAGCTGATATAGAAACAGCTGCAGAGGCAGCAGAAAAAATCGGAGAGGGACTTCAGGCTTTTTGCATCCCCAACTCAGTTGCAGAGCTAAGACAGGTTGGATTAGGACATGGAAATCTCGGTGCTATGCTCCTACGCAACGAAACGAAATGTTTCTGCTTTTTGGCAGGACATGAATCCTTTGCTGCAGCAGAGGGTGCGATAGGAATAGCAAGCACGGCAAATAAAGTGAGAAAAGAACCTCTACAAGTTATTTTGAACGGACTTGGTAAAAACGCAGCACATATAATCTCTCGTATCAACGGGTTCACACTTGTTGAAACACAATTTAACTACGGCAGTGGCGAACTTAAAGTCGTGGAGGAAAGAGCTTTTTCTAAAGGAGAGAGAGCCAAGGTACGCTGTTATGGAGCAAATGACGTCTCTGAAGGAGTTGCTATTATGATCAGAGAAGGTGTCGATGTTTCTATAACAGGAAATTCAACTAACCCGACACGTTTTCAACATCCTGTAGCCGGTACGTACAAAAAATGGGCTGTAGAAAACGGTAAAAAATATTTCTCCGTTGCATCAGGAGGCGGAACGGGACGTACCTTACATCCGGACAATATGGCGGCAGGTCCTGCCAGTTACGGACTCACTGATACTATGGGACGCATGCATAGTGATGCTCAATTTGCAGGTTCATCGTCAGTACCGGCTCACGTTGAGATGATGGGGCTTATAGGCATGGGGAATAATCCCATGGTTGGAGCAACAGTTGCCGTTGCTGTGGCAATTGCCCAATCAAAAAAATAA
- a CDS encoding adenine phosphoribosyltransferase: MTETYTLNICGLTRELKKVQVAPNLKIASFVMLGDTMLIEKTADALYEKLKSRNDIEIIVSLEAKGIPLAHALSVRLGTNYVVIRKSIKSYMENPIYTEVKSITTKEPQKIVINGVDATLLKGKNVCIVDDVVSTGGSLKSVERLLELTECNVVAKVAVLLEEGGYNGEDLTYLAKLPVFPF; the protein is encoded by the coding sequence ATGACGGAGACTTATACACTTAATATTTGCGGTTTAACTAGAGAACTAAAAAAAGTACAGGTGGCGCCTAATCTTAAAATTGCTTCTTTTGTAATGTTGGGAGACACCATGCTTATAGAGAAAACAGCAGATGCATTATATGAAAAACTTAAATCAAGAAATGATATAGAGATAATTGTAAGCTTAGAGGCGAAGGGAATTCCTTTGGCACACGCACTCTCCGTAAGGCTCGGAACAAATTATGTTGTAATAAGAAAATCAATCAAGAGCTATATGGAGAATCCTATTTACACGGAAGTTAAATCTATTACCACAAAAGAGCCCCAGAAAATCGTTATCAACGGAGTTGATGCAACTCTTTTGAAAGGCAAAAACGTCTGTATTGTTGATGATGTTGTCTCAACAGGCGGTTCATTGAAATCGGTAGAGAGACTTCTTGAACTGACTGAATGTAACGTAGTTGCAAAAGTGGCTGTCTTGCTCGAAGAGGGCGGATACAACGGTGAAGATTTAACTTACCTCGCCAAACTCCCTGTTTTCCCTTTTTAA
- a CDS encoding NCS2 family permease: protein MESLLTDLLASLAVVVNGIPQGLLALSFGFAAFPTSIAFIIGAAASLFLSSVATISFQAETITLAGKMGKDIRERLSLIFWGGVFLLIPSALGLNEKIVDFIGPVIVTSMMAGVGIMLAYVSVDIFNSERISGSVSMAVALVVWFMTKDLAHTIIISVFISTIVYNILMKMGKVEVSNLVLDASREKFTLNNIEWKIWKYPSIIISGLAIACLNIGANISFGKITGNIAGVNANIDHLAVYSSLADIVSSFFGGAPVESIISGTATAPNPVRSSVLMMLIMAGILLFKLLPTIGRYVHSASIAGFLFVLGVFVTFTSNIFGAIAAVPTPLFEGPFGFSPWGMVVGATVIVSAKWNPFFGLLAGVVIKLIFSL, encoded by the coding sequence ATGGAGTCTCTATTGACAGATTTACTTGCTTCACTGGCAGTTGTGGTAAACGGTATTCCCCAAGGTCTTTTAGCATTAAGCTTTGGATTCGCGGCGTTTCCTACAAGCATAGCCTTTATCATAGGAGCCGCAGCTTCACTTTTTCTCTCTTCTGTCGCCACAATTTCATTTCAAGCTGAAACAATCACCCTCGCGGGGAAAATGGGAAAGGATATCAGAGAGCGCCTGAGCCTAATTTTCTGGGGCGGTGTTTTTCTCCTTATTCCCTCCGCACTCGGACTAAATGAAAAAATTGTTGATTTTATAGGACCTGTGATAGTCACATCCATGATGGCAGGAGTCGGGATTATGTTGGCATATGTGTCGGTTGACATATTCAATTCAGAAAGGATATCCGGCTCAGTCTCTATGGCCGTTGCACTTGTTGTTTGGTTCATGACAAAAGACTTAGCACACACAATTATTATCTCTGTATTCATTTCGACGATTGTATATAACATTCTTATGAAAATGGGCAAAGTTGAGGTTTCCAACTTAGTTCTAGATGCAAGTCGTGAAAAGTTCACATTGAACAATATCGAGTGGAAGATTTGGAAATACCCTTCAATCATAATCAGCGGCCTTGCAATAGCATGTTTGAATATCGGGGCGAATATTAGCTTCGGAAAAATAACAGGAAACATAGCTGGAGTTAATGCCAATATAGATCACCTTGCAGTTTATTCTTCACTTGCTGATATCGTATCCTCTTTCTTTGGGGGAGCTCCCGTAGAATCTATCATTTCAGGAACAGCAACAGCACCAAATCCCGTTCGGTCTTCAGTCTTAATGATGCTTATTATGGCGGGAATACTGCTCTTTAAACTGCTTCCTACGATAGGAAGATATGTCCACAGCGCTTCTATAGCTGGATTTCTTTTTGTTCTCGGAGTATTTGTTACTTTTACATCCAATATTTTTGGTGCGATAGCAGCTGTCCCGACTCCTTTATTTGAAGGACCATTCGGGTTTTCTCCATGGGGAATGGTGGTTGGAGCCACAGTGATTGTGTCTGCAAAGTGGAATCCATTCTTCGGACTTTTGGCTGGTGTAGTAATTAAGCTTATATTTTCACTATAG
- a CDS encoding nitronate monooxygenase — protein MKESKEHALQIGKHKPKYPIVQGGMGVMVSGPKLAGAVASAGGVGTIASVGLAVASPNFNGRNVASENVVMIKKSIEEARKLAKGGVLAMNCMCALSDYDEMVQTSCESGIDIIVSGAGLPLKLPELTKDYPDVALVPIVSSVKAANIILRKWEKSYNRIPDAFVVETPNTAGGHLGARDEEQAMDCSLSLKTVIPSLVSFLKDLGLNIPIISAGGIWDSQDIKDSMDLGASGVQMGTRFAGTEESDVSYRFKQAYLDAEEKDVVLIKSPAGLPGRAILSPLIKRYFADVLEKATCKTGCLTHCICRMKKETFCIADALMSAYKGDWENGLFFCGSNVAKLKEIGRVREIMEELVTGLGYAYSPL, from the coding sequence ATGAAAGAGAGTAAGGAACACGCATTGCAAATTGGGAAGCATAAACCAAAGTATCCCATAGTTCAGGGTGGCATGGGAGTAATGGTGTCAGGTCCCAAACTGGCCGGTGCTGTTGCCTCGGCAGGAGGAGTAGGAACGATAGCATCAGTGGGTCTTGCCGTGGCCTCCCCTAACTTCAACGGAAGAAACGTTGCATCTGAAAATGTGGTAATGATTAAGAAGTCAATCGAAGAGGCGAGAAAACTAGCTAAAGGCGGAGTTTTGGCTATGAATTGTATGTGCGCCTTAAGCGATTATGACGAAATGGTGCAAACCAGTTGCGAATCAGGAATAGACATTATTGTTTCAGGTGCAGGGTTGCCACTCAAATTGCCCGAACTTACAAAGGATTACCCTGATGTGGCTTTGGTTCCTATAGTGAGCAGTGTAAAAGCCGCAAATATCATACTGCGCAAATGGGAGAAATCTTATAATCGCATCCCCGATGCTTTTGTTGTGGAAACTCCTAATACAGCAGGAGGACATTTAGGTGCTAGGGATGAAGAGCAAGCTATGGACTGTTCGCTCTCCTTAAAAACCGTTATTCCCTCTCTTGTAAGCTTTTTAAAAGATTTAGGACTTAACATCCCTATTATTTCTGCCGGAGGTATTTGGGACAGCCAGGATATAAAAGATTCTATGGATTTGGGAGCATCAGGCGTTCAGATGGGGACGAGGTTTGCAGGTACAGAAGAATCTGATGTATCTTATAGATTCAAACAAGCTTATCTTGATGCTGAAGAGAAAGATGTTGTTCTAATAAAAAGTCCGGCAGGGTTGCCGGGAAGAGCTATTCTCAGTCCTCTAATAAAACGTTATTTTGCCGATGTACTAGAAAAAGCCACATGTAAAACCGGTTGTCTTACACACTGTATCTGCCGCATGAAAAAAGAGACTTTCTGTATAGCGGATGCATTAATGAGCGCTTATAAAGGCGACTGGGAAAACGGACTCTTTTTTTGCGGAAGCAATGTTGCAAAACTTAAAGAAATTGGAAGAGTTAGAGAGATAATGGAGGAGCTTGTCACAGGACTGGGTTATGCCTACTCTCCTCTGTAA
- the msrB gene encoding peptide-methionine (R)-S-oxide reductase MsrB encodes MNSRDINYAKKDGVDVIYLAGGCFWGVEKFMTAIPGVLRATSGYVNGNPNIVPTYEKVCSGDTGYKEAVRVEYNKNVVSLDALLYSFFRIIDPTLKNRQGNDRGSQYQSGIYYNDDNSKAVVEKVVATEKLRYKKFSVEIEPLSIFYEAEKYHQSYLMKNKGGYCHISNEKVDMAAGMIVDPSKYDRPHTDEIRKKLTELQFSVTQNDATEPPFDNDFWKSSERGIYVDVVTGEPLFSSRGKYAGSCGLPSFSEPIDENALVYIKDYSHGMVRTEVRSRVGNSHLGHVFVGDPESPNGVRFCINSASLRFIPYDDMEEEDYEKLKKFIVR; translated from the coding sequence ATGAATAGTAGAGACATAAACTACGCCAAAAAAGATGGGGTGGACGTTATATATCTTGCCGGAGGCTGCTTTTGGGGAGTGGAAAAATTTATGACAGCAATTCCCGGTGTTTTAAGAGCAACTTCCGGCTATGTGAACGGGAACCCTAATATAGTGCCTACTTATGAAAAGGTTTGTTCAGGCGACACTGGATACAAAGAAGCCGTACGAGTTGAATATAACAAAAACGTTGTCAGTCTTGACGCTCTGCTTTACTCCTTCTTTAGAATAATTGACCCCACTTTGAAAAATCGACAGGGAAATGACAGAGGCAGTCAATATCAGAGCGGGATATATTATAACGACGACAATTCTAAAGCAGTAGTTGAAAAGGTTGTTGCTACAGAGAAGCTCCGTTATAAAAAATTCTCTGTCGAAATAGAGCCTCTATCTATATTCTACGAAGCGGAGAAATACCATCAAAGCTATTTGATGAAAAATAAGGGCGGGTACTGCCATATAAGCAATGAAAAAGTGGATATGGCTGCCGGCATGATCGTTGACCCATCAAAATACGATCGTCCACATACAGATGAAATTAGAAAAAAACTAACTGAACTTCAGTTTTCTGTTACTCAAAATGATGCGACAGAACCTCCCTTTGATAATGATTTTTGGAAGAGCAGTGAGCGTGGAATTTATGTTGACGTTGTCACGGGGGAACCTCTTTTTTCTTCGAGGGGTAAATATGCAGGAAGTTGCGGTTTGCCATCTTTTAGCGAGCCTATAGATGAAAATGCCCTCGTATATATCAAGGATTATTCCCACGGTATGGTGAGGACGGAAGTTAGAAGCAGGGTTGGGAATTCGCACTTGGGACACGTTTTCGTTGGAGACCCTGAATCCCCCAACGGAGTACGTTTTTGTATTAATAGTGCTTCATTGAGGTTTATTCCTTATGATGACATGGAAGAAGAGGACTACGAGAAGCTAAAAAAGTTTATAGTTCGTTAA
- a CDS encoding YitT family protein — MAENKLKLWYKKAFYFIKKEYNTFFLSTLGSVIFTIGVTGFTIPYHFPDSGLMGIALIFKYTVGLPPSIVHIVLNSLLLLWARKELPKRFVGWTIYNVLLISTLLQLLGSINFPPINDMLLVAVAAGLIKGIGLGITFFSGASSGGLDIIASVLRKRLGAAVGKYTFFMNVFILSASVGTVGFEKVLYGFVATYISGQTIDRVLSSFDRRKLVFIVSEHENRHHIVDFISSELSRGSTLFDTKGGYSHAESSTMMCLLTRRQTMELKCFLAENFPRTFLVISDASEVLGKGFKRWKNI; from the coding sequence ATAGCAGAAAATAAGTTAAAGCTTTGGTATAAAAAAGCTTTTTACTTTATAAAAAAAGAATATAATACTTTTTTTCTCTCCACGCTGGGCTCCGTAATTTTTACCATCGGGGTAACCGGTTTCACTATCCCGTACCACTTCCCTGATTCAGGGCTTATGGGTATCGCCTTAATTTTTAAATATACTGTTGGACTGCCTCCTTCTATAGTGCATATTGTACTCAATTCCTTATTACTTCTTTGGGCGAGAAAAGAACTTCCAAAACGATTTGTCGGCTGGACGATATACAACGTACTACTTATCTCTACTCTTTTACAGCTTTTGGGCTCTATCAATTTTCCCCCTATTAATGACATGCTGCTCGTCGCAGTTGCAGCGGGACTTATAAAGGGGATAGGGCTGGGAATAACATTTTTTTCTGGAGCAAGTTCGGGTGGATTGGATATTATCGCGTCGGTCTTACGCAAACGGTTGGGCGCTGCTGTGGGCAAATATACGTTCTTTATGAATGTGTTTATTTTAAGCGCATCAGTCGGAACTGTCGGATTTGAAAAAGTTCTTTATGGTTTTGTTGCAACATACATCAGTGGGCAAACAATTGATAGAGTTCTCTCTTCGTTTGATCGGCGAAAACTTGTCTTTATTGTTAGCGAACATGAAAACCGGCATCATATTGTAGATTTCATTTCCTCTGAACTTAGCAGGGGCTCTACTCTTTTCGATACAAAAGGTGGATATTCTCACGCAGAGAGTTCAACTATGATGTGTCTTTTAACAAGAAGGCAGACAATGGAACTTAAATGTTTTCTGGCCGAAAACTTTCCTCGCACATTCCTAGTCATCTCAGATGCTTCTGAAGTTCTAGGAAAGGGCTTTAAGCGTTGGAAGAATATATAA
- a CDS encoding YitT family protein has protein sequence MSKKHIFKKHMGNLKVHAKLEFPSFLMTTIGITIYAIGVMWFTVPYNFPDSGLIGIALLLKYTIGLTPSIFYLLANVGLMAWGRRELPKRFILWTSYNIFMFSFLLDILGRVHLPMIENMFLVAITGGIIKGIGIGMIFRCGTSSGGTDIIIAVIRKRFGIEMGRYSFYLNMIILAASINIVGLEKLLYGLVAGYVAGETTDSVLTSFDKRRLVFIVGTKESEQDIIQYISDNLKRGSTVFESRGGYSNQESSTLMCLLTPRQTMDLKRYIARNHLRSFVVVAEASEVLGAGFKNWEKI, from the coding sequence ATGTCTAAAAAACATATTTTTAAGAAACATATGGGAAACCTTAAGGTTCACGCGAAGCTTGAATTTCCGTCATTCCTTATGACAACAATCGGGATAACGATTTACGCTATCGGAGTCATGTGGTTTACTGTGCCATATAATTTCCCTGATTCAGGCCTAATAGGTATCGCTCTGCTTTTAAAATACACAATAGGTCTGACGCCCTCTATTTTCTATCTCCTCGCAAATGTAGGGTTAATGGCCTGGGGACGGAGAGAGTTGCCCAAGAGATTCATCTTGTGGACCTCATACAATATTTTTATGTTTTCTTTTCTGCTTGATATACTTGGCAGAGTTCATCTCCCTATGATTGAAAATATGTTTTTGGTTGCCATTACAGGTGGAATAATAAAAGGCATAGGAATTGGAATGATATTTCGCTGTGGAACATCTTCCGGCGGGACAGACATTATTATTGCAGTTATAAGGAAACGTTTTGGAATTGAGATGGGAAGATACAGTTTCTATCTCAACATGATTATTCTTGCTGCTTCTATCAATATAGTTGGTCTTGAAAAACTCCTATACGGACTGGTTGCAGGCTATGTCGCAGGAGAGACTACAGACAGTGTTCTAACCTCTTTTGACAAGAGGCGCCTTGTCTTCATTGTGGGAACAAAAGAGTCAGAGCAGGATATTATTCAGTATATTTCAGACAATCTCAAAAGAGGATCAACTGTTTTCGAAAGCAGGGGCGGATACTCAAATCAAGAAAGCTCTACTCTAATGTGTCTACTTACACCAAGACAGACTATGGATCTTAAAAGATACATAGCAAGGAATCATTTGCGCTCTTTTGTTGTAGTAGCAGAAGCTTCTGAAGTTCTGGGAGCTGGTTTCAAAAATTGGGAAAAAATATAA
- a CDS encoding class I SAM-dependent methyltransferase translates to MSKNKPFSDEQLTMSDYRYELGGPVLELLNPKSKERILDLGCGDGKLTKELVDLGCNVTGIDSDPEMIEKAKALGIDARIGNAEQLVLDEKFDAVMSNASLHWMKDQYGVVQGIWDALKPGGRFAAECGGEGCIRIIREGLKIALIKRGLDYKARNPWKYPELGTFSGILENRGFKINYIARIDRPTPLPKGLRHWLEVFTASHTRGFSEDEKNFFYNDVEKYCRPLLYTEKDGWIADHVRLRILAEKPLVS, encoded by the coding sequence ATGTCAAAAAATAAACCCTTTTCCGATGAACAACTCACTATGTCTGATTACAGATATGAATTAGGAGGCCCTGTTCTAGAACTGTTAAATCCGAAAAGCAAGGAAAGAATCCTTGACTTAGGATGTGGAGATGGAAAGCTTACTAAAGAGCTCGTTGATTTAGGTTGTAATGTCACAGGAATTGACTCTGACCCGGAAATGATTGAGAAAGCAAAAGCTTTGGGAATTGATGCAAGAATCGGGAATGCGGAACAGTTGGTTTTGGATGAAAAATTTGACGCGGTAATGAGCAACGCGTCACTTCACTGGATGAAAGATCAGTATGGAGTCGTGCAAGGAATTTGGGATGCTCTAAAACCTGGCGGAAGATTTGCCGCTGAATGTGGTGGAGAGGGATGTATCCGTATTATTCGTGAAGGTCTAAAAATAGCATTGATTAAGAGAGGGTTGGATTATAAAGCGAGAAATCCTTGGAAATACCCTGAACTGGGAACTTTTTCCGGTATTTTGGAAAATCGTGGATTTAAAATAAACTATATCGCGAGAATTGACAGGCCAACTCCTCTGCCAAAAGGGCTTCGGCATTGGCTTGAAGTCTTTACAGCCTCTCATACTAGAGGGTTTTCAGAAGACGAAAAGAATTTTTTTTATAATGACGTAGAAAAATACTGTCGTCCGCTTCTCTACACGGAAAAAGATGGTTGGATTGCAGACCATGTAAGGTTAAGGATACTGGCGGAAAAACCTTTGGTCTCTTAG